One segment of Theobroma cacao cultivar B97-61/B2 chromosome 9, Criollo_cocoa_genome_V2, whole genome shotgun sequence DNA contains the following:
- the LOC18589905 gene encoding uncharacterized protein LOC18589905: MAPSLLHLKTAAVAVESVKAAEHDNITRVQLPDKTRNSRVLVLGGTGRVGGSTATALSKLCPDLRIVLGGRNRENGAAMVATLGNNSEFAEVNIDNKDSLEAALSDVDLVVHAAGPFQQAQKCNVLEAAIETKTAYLDVCDDTSYAFRAKSFKDIAVEANIPAIITGGIYPGVSNVMAAELVRAARSESKGKPERLRFSYYTAGSGGAGPTILATSFLLLGEEVVAYNRGQKIKLKPFTGMLNVDFGKGIGKRDVYLLNLPEVRSAHEVLEVPTVSARFGTAPFFWNWGMEAMTNLLPTEFLRDRSKVQQLVQLFDPLVRAVDGIAGERVSMRVDLECSDGRNTLALFSHRRLSVLVGSATAAFALAILEGSTQPGVWFPEEPEGIAIEAREVLLERAAQGTISFVMNKPPWMVETDPKELGLGIYV, translated from the exons ATGGCGCCATCTTTGCTTCATTTGAAGACTGCAGCTGTTGCTGTGGAGTCTGTTAAAGCTGCTGAACATGACAACATTACTAGAGTTCAACTCCCGGACAAGACAAGGAACTCTCGGGTCCTTGTCCTTGGCGGAACTGGTCGGGTTGGAGGGTCTACAGCCACCGCTCTTTCCAAGCTTTGCCCTGACCTTCGAATTGTCCTCGGTGGTAGGAACAG GGAAAATGGGGCTGCCATGGTGGCTACGCTAGGAAATAATTCCGAATTTGCAGAAGTCAACATTGACAACAAAGATTCATTGGAAGCAGCTTTAAGTG ATGTGGATCTTGTAGTTCATGCTGCAGGACCTTTTCAGCAGGCACAGAAGTGCAATGTCTTGGAAGCAGCCATAGAGACCAAG ACTGCATATCTTGATGTTTGTGATGATACAAGCTATGCTTTTCGTGCAAAATCATTCAAGGATATAGCAGTAGAGGCAAATATTCCAGCCATAATTACTGGTGGAATCTATCCTGGAGTGAGCAATG TGATGGCAGCAGAGCTAGTTCGTGCTGCAAGAAGTGAAAGTAAGGGGAAGCCAGAGAGGCTAAG ATTCTCCTACTACACAGCAGGCAGTGGTGGTGCTGGTCCAACTATATTAGCCACCAGTTTTTTACTTCTTGGCGAGGAAGTTGTTGCATATAATAGAG GACAAAAAATCAAGTTAAAGCCCTTTACTGGAATGCTCAATGTGGACTTTGGAAAAGGAATTGGGAAGAGAGATGTTTATTTATT GAATTTACCTGAGGTACGAAGTGCTCATGAGGTCCTAGAAGTACCAACTGTCAGTGCTCGATTTGGAACTGCACCATTCTTCTGGAATTGGGGAATGGAAGCAATGACAAATCTTCTTCCTACG GAATTTCTGAGAGATAGAAGCAAAGTCCAACAGTTGGTTCAATTGTTTGATCCACTAGTCCGAGCAGTTGATGGGATCGCTGGTGAGCGTGTGTCAATGAGG GTTGATTTGGAATGCTCAGATGGTCGCAATACACTTGCCTTGTTTAGTCACAGGAGACTCTCTGT ATTGGTGGGAAGTGCCACAGCTGCTTTTGCCCTAGCAATTCTTGAAGGAAGCACACAGCCTGGTGTTTGGTTTCCAGAAGAG cCTGAAGGAATTGCAATTGAGGCTAGAGAAGTTCTACTCGAGCGTGCTGCACAAGGAACAATTAGCTTTGTGATGAATAA GCCACCCTGGATGGTAGAAACAGATCCAAAAGAGCTTGGATTAGGAATATATGTATGA